One genomic segment of Chitinivibrionales bacterium includes these proteins:
- a CDS encoding class I tRNA ligase family protein: protein MGIDASIGGGKLNVAHHSQYLHQGTYSMNTPPLMLNNTMSRNKDLFRPLQPPHVKLFTCGPSVYRHPHLGNYRTFFYEDILHRYLSHLGFEVERVVNFTDIEDKSISEARRKQISVDDLTRPVEERFFEDCRFLSIDLPPFIPRSSTSVHTAAEIIEGLLEKKHAYSYGPDIYFDPLTFQGFGRLYRLDMSKWPSRKKRFSKDTYPGQRWNLGDFILWHGARDNEPAQWETVLGKGRPAWNVQDPAMIVKHLGTQIDISCGGIDNLYRHHDYTIAVTEAYSGKELAPYWLHGEHLLVDGHKMSKNKGNIIHVGDLASKGYDGAVIRFFFATQHYRKKLNFTYAALDAAAKRHARLIEYARVFTTDVQPDKEAAESSHSAGELLVQFENALSDDLHTERALDDLEHMLMPLSEARKEGTLNQSDTAGICHVLQKIDMVLKTGINHS, encoded by the coding sequence ATGGGCATCGATGCATCAATCGGTGGCGGGAAGCTGAATGTTGCACACCATAGTCAATACCTTCACCAAGGTACCTACAGCATGAATACTCCTCCACTGATGTTGAATAACACCATGAGCCGGAACAAGGACCTGTTCCGACCACTTCAACCGCCCCATGTGAAACTGTTTACCTGTGGCCCCTCGGTATACCGCCACCCTCATCTTGGCAACTATCGAACCTTCTTTTATGAAGATATTCTTCATCGCTATCTCAGCCACCTGGGATTTGAAGTAGAACGGGTAGTGAATTTCACCGATATAGAAGATAAAAGCATCAGTGAAGCACGACGGAAGCAGATATCGGTCGACGACCTTACCCGTCCGGTAGAAGAGCGTTTTTTTGAGGATTGCCGCTTTCTTTCAATCGATCTTCCTCCATTCATCCCCCGTTCCTCAACAAGCGTTCATACCGCGGCCGAGATTATTGAAGGGTTACTTGAAAAGAAACATGCCTACTCCTATGGGCCGGATATCTATTTCGATCCACTCACCTTCCAGGGCTTCGGACGGCTGTACCGACTGGATATGAGCAAATGGCCTTCTAGGAAAAAACGTTTCAGTAAAGATACCTACCCGGGTCAACGATGGAATCTGGGAGATTTTATTCTCTGGCATGGTGCGCGTGATAATGAACCGGCCCAATGGGAAACAGTGCTTGGCAAGGGGCGTCCTGCATGGAATGTTCAGGATCCCGCCATGATAGTCAAGCATCTCGGCACACAAATAGATATCAGTTGCGGCGGCATCGACAACCTCTACCGTCACCATGACTATACCATTGCAGTCACCGAAGCCTATTCGGGGAAAGAACTTGCCCCCTATTGGCTTCATGGGGAACATCTCCTGGTTGACGGCCACAAGATGTCTAAAAATAAGGGAAACATAATCCATGTCGGCGACCTTGCATCAAAGGGGTATGATGGTGCGGTGATCCGTTTTTTCTTTGCAACACAACATTATCGGAAAAAGCTCAATTTTACCTATGCTGCGCTTGATGCCGCAGCAAAACGTCATGCCCGGCTGATCGAGTATGCACGCGTGTTCACCACGGATGTGCAGCCCGATAAAGAAGCGGCTGAATCAAGCCACAGTGCCGGGGAATTGCTCGTGCAGTTTGAAAATGCGCTGAGTGACGACTTACATACCGAACGCGCTCTTGATGATCTTGAGCACATGCTCATGCCCTTATCGGAAGCCCGTAAAGAGGGAACGCTGAATCAATCGGATACTGCGGGCATCTGCCATGTTCTTCAAAAGATCGATATGGTCCTGAAGACAGGTATTAACCATTCATAA